In a genomic window of Nostoc sp. UHCC 0870:
- a CDS encoding TrbI/VirB10 family protein, producing the protein MTPYSAISETPTKPLTPLTTEDYQLDDWESKMAQLVGLEEESVDVNRQSFVDEVSPVTPPEAQTEQPLASNPFAKLALVGTATLTIVVVAGLFLSQMMSGSNQKPKPIVASPTPSPVANLSPEANLQQEVETLKTKLALAEQAQAVKTAQQNLRNATSPSARPTVTPTAQNNPSATTDRLSAQPAPRTVIVERVAANPYLPPPIPVANAAIPQLPPPPVQPTAAPPTPNPFEEWSRLAKLGSYGEVNIGDVPRVTAAVPPPENNSYPPQNVNPNISQPPQRTAPVISQARYQAPKSLKVGTSAKAVLATAVFGENTRGRGNENNNDNPNLFVVQLREALKDGDGAIALPAKTELLIQVSSISEQGLVQLKIVKVIIPDNGNLTERDVPENALLIRASGGRPLVAQQYPNRSSSIASMDAGLFVLGGIAKAAELYNRTDSQVTVNGGSTVVTNDSNRRNIWAGVLEGGLSSVVPQISQRNQQAIAQMTQQQSNIWLLSAGTEVEIYVNQSMQF; encoded by the coding sequence ATGACTCCCTATTCTGCTATTTCCGAAACACCCACGAAACCACTCACCCCTTTAACCACTGAGGATTACCAATTAGATGATTGGGAATCAAAGATGGCGCAGTTGGTTGGTTTGGAAGAAGAATCTGTTGATGTTAATCGTCAATCTTTTGTAGATGAAGTATCCCCTGTTACACCACCAGAAGCTCAAACAGAACAACCCCTAGCCTCTAACCCCTTTGCCAAATTAGCCTTAGTCGGTACGGCTACCTTAACTATAGTGGTAGTAGCTGGGTTGTTTTTATCGCAAATGATGAGCGGTAGCAATCAAAAGCCAAAACCTATAGTTGCGTCGCCAACGCCATCACCAGTTGCTAATTTATCTCCAGAAGCAAACCTACAGCAAGAAGTAGAAACTCTCAAGACTAAATTAGCTCTGGCTGAACAAGCTCAGGCGGTGAAGACTGCACAACAAAACCTGAGAAATGCCACCTCACCCTCTGCACGTCCAACTGTCACCCCGACGGCACAAAATAACCCTAGTGCAACAACTGACAGATTATCGGCGCAGCCTGCACCACGCACCGTCATAGTTGAGCGAGTTGCAGCTAACCCCTATCTACCGCCACCTATCCCTGTAGCCAATGCAGCTATTCCCCAGCTACCACCACCCCCAGTTCAACCAACGGCTGCACCACCGACACCCAACCCCTTTGAAGAATGGTCAAGGTTAGCCAAGTTGGGTAGTTATGGTGAGGTAAATATTGGTGATGTACCTAGAGTAACGGCTGCTGTTCCACCACCGGAAAATAATAGCTATCCACCCCAGAATGTTAATCCGAATATATCCCAACCACCACAAAGAACAGCCCCAGTCATCAGTCAAGCAAGATATCAAGCTCCTAAATCTCTCAAGGTAGGAACTAGTGCCAAAGCTGTTCTCGCAACGGCTGTGTTTGGTGAAAATACTAGAGGTAGAGGTAATGAGAATAATAACGACAATCCCAACTTGTTTGTTGTGCAGTTGCGAGAAGCACTTAAAGACGGAGATGGCGCGATCGCTTTACCTGCTAAAACTGAGTTATTAATCCAAGTCAGCTCGATTTCTGAACAGGGTTTAGTCCAGCTGAAGATAGTCAAAGTCATCATCCCAGATAACGGCAACCTCACAGAAAGAGATGTACCCGAAAACGCGCTCCTCATCCGTGCGTCTGGAGGTCGTCCCCTGGTAGCACAGCAATATCCCAATCGCAGCTCATCAATCGCCTCAATGGATGCAGGATTATTTGTGTTAGGTGGGATTGCCAAAGCCGCAGAGTTGTATAATCGCACCGATTCCCAAGTCACTGTTAACGGTGGTAGTACCGTTGTCACCAACGACTCCAACCGCAGAAATATTTGGGCTGGGGTACTCGAAGGTGGTTTAAGCTCCGTCGTTCCCCAAATTTCCCAGCGCAATCAACAAGCAATAGCCCAAATGACGCAACAACAAAGCAACATTTGGCTACTATCGGCTGGAACTGAAGTTGAAATATACGTTAACCAATCAATGCAATTTTAA